GCCACGATTGACACTGGTCGCAGAACCCAATCAACATCCCCGAACCTTCTTTTTTGTCGGGTCGTTCGCTCATAATAAACGGCAGAGCGTATCGCTGCTTTGTACACGAACGAATGCCGTGGGCAGATTTCATATGGTGGAGATAATTGCATTGGTCGCGTTTATGCCAGCTTTTACAGCATCCGCAATAACATTCGCGATCTCGTCCCTCGCCAGATCGGTGGTAAAAAGAGTCGTATTGGTTGTTCGACATGTCAGGGTCGTCTTGTCGGGCATGTGTGATTTGTTGGCCGGGGATCATTTGTGGCATCGACTTGAACTCGGCAAGATCAAAACTGTACCTCTGTTCAGGTCGAAGGTCTTTCATATGAAACCATTTGTTAAATGGAATGTATCCCAAAGGGTAGCTCACTTCAGCAGGATCCCACGCTTTAAGAAACggttttttcttcttgattttattATGATTCTTCTGATACCGAGACTTCGTGACCCCGGGAGACTCGTTCATTGCCAAACTATCAATACTACCACAATCACTGACCCGGTCTCCAGGTCGCAAAACGGCAACAAATAAAGCGGGATATTGACACTCTCGCACCCGGGCCCAAACTGGGCTATATGACGAGTTGCGATGGGTCGTCATCTGGTAGTCTGTGGGTAACCAGCGGTGTTCAGTAATGTTTTTGAATCCTCTagataaattaataatatccGTCTGCTCTCTTAGATTATCAACGGTCTTGATTCCAGCTATTGATGCTATCTCGTTTTCAATACAAACTCCTTCTTCCTTCATCATTTGGGCTACTGCGTTACTAGACTCACAGTTGCCGTCAGTGGGACCACAGATATAGCTACCGGCGCTATTACATTCAGGATCAGTCGTGCTTAGAATCACCTGGTTACAATCTACCGAGGGATCATATTTGTTGAAAACCCCTTTGGCAGTTTCCAGCAGGTCATCTactgatgttgttgatgaagGGAGTTCGGCGAGCGTGGGGAAGGCTCGAAATGTCACATTATTAAGAGGCGATGTTGCTGGTACAATCCGAGTAGACAGTTTGCCTTTATCCATCAAAGGAGTAGAAATCTCGTCACACTCGCTCGAATCCGAGCCTCCTTTATCCGATTCAAGCTCGATCTTCAACAATTTACTAATATAATTCTCATCTTTAAGAGGGGCAGACCCAGCCGCCCGTTTGTCTCCGTCCCCGTCCCCGtctccatctccatctccatctccatctccGTCTCCTCGTCTATCAATACCCACAATATCCACATTCATCATATCAGGATACGAGCCTGAAATAGTATTAATATCAAACGAGGCCATGGTGCCAAAATCCCAGTCTGAGCTGTCACCATGCTGTAATTTAAACATATCGTCCATCGACTGGTAAGCGTATGAACCCTGGTATCCAGCAGTATTACTATTAGCACCTACAGTCTTTGCATCGTCTTTGACCAGCAAATGGACCTGGCCAAGATCAAACTTGGGAACACTATTATCATCTTCTAGTCGAGAAGAACTGGGGCCGGTAGAAAATTCCGTGCCAGACGTATCATCACGAAGCTCCTCCCAGTCAGTTATCCACTGGTCGCCACACTCGAATATATCCATGTCGACCGGTTGATGTTGGCAATACATAATTTCACTTTGCCTTTTTGTTCGCTTCGCTAGCTAACAACCGACAACCAGAGAATGGTCAAAGGACAGCGAGTTACTTAAGTAAGTCATACTTTCTGATCGCACCACTTGTCCGCTTACAAAGACATACCCCATAACAAGTTGTCGAGGATTATGGAACCATCCCACACATGTGAGATCTCGGCTCCCTACGCGTTATGGTACTTCTGAGATGGAGATTAGGTAGCATAGACCGGTCTGCCTGACCGTCCTCAGCTCTGCCTTCCACCTCTGAAAACTCGAAAATTCCCACTCAAAAGTCTCACAAAAACCACACTCCCATTACCAGAACACAGAACACAGAACACAGAAAAAACAGAACTCAGAACTCATTCTTGCTGACAAAGTTCTGTATCAGCCTCTCCCGAGTGTAGGAACCAGTTGCAGTAACTGCTGCTCGACGAGGCTCGTCTGTCTCCTCTTCTCACACACTCTCACTTCTGACGTCCGCGATCATAATCGCAAAACCGATGCTGTGAGCATGTCCCCATCCAGGACATCCACACtcacacacacacacacagCCACCGGAGGAGCCTGCCATAAACAGCCGGCAAACTTATGCGCCGCAATTTCGGTTGCCATATTCGTCCTGATCCGAGTTGTCGGATAATTAGGTTGACTGCAGCTGATTCCCACGATAGTCAGGGCACACCCGCATCCTCATGCACTACCCGTGCATTATCTCGATAAGGGCAAGGGCATCTCACCCGAGACCCGTgctcagggggtggagTGAACGGGAtctggtgcctccggcggctggggaGTTCACTGGGACCCGCGCccgaaacgactcgagcgaagcgagaggagccacggggtctggggcagagccccagccgccggaggcagtcgggggggggggggtggatcgtgcctccggcggctggggctctgccccagaccccgtggctcctctcgcttcgctcgagtaGTTTACGAGAAGCCCTTGCCGGAGGGTTCGGCGTGAGCAtagcggggtctggggcagcggGGGTATGCCAGGTTCTTCCTGGTTCCATCGGAAGCGATGCATATGCAGCAACTGAAAGGAAAAAATAAGGGTCCTCAACAAGCAGGCAGCTGTTCCTGACAGAGAGACACCGACGACCAATCGCAGCAAGTGGTGCGTGGGGGGTGAAAGTTAATTTCGACGCTTCGGGTTTGACCTGCTTTTATATTGTAATTGACTAAGAGTTAGGTAATCGCGGTCAGGGTAAATGACGGCATGTCCGGGCTCAATTGTGGATAGCACGAGCAGACTAAGGAcgtcgttgttgttggcaaTTCCAGCTCGGTTGTTGGTTTGTGTTTAGTacaattgaaaagaacAGGATAAAAGATGAGGGTCCCGTGTCATCAGAAGCACGCAGAAACTCCGCTGCGTCCCGTTTGTAAACGCGGGCGGCACGAATTGTCCCGTAACCGGCGTAGGGCCAGGTGCTTATTTATCCATCGGACCACTTAGTTCCGATTCAGGCACCAGGCGCGGACGACTGTGCCGCGCTTGGCTGGCCCTGACTGGCTGCTTCGGATGCCCATGCACCGGGACCTGCTGAAATTTGGGGTTAGGTCTGGTTCCCGGGTAGTCTGGTAAGGTACCCCTGGCTGCTAGCCAGCCAAGCCAGGCCGGCCTGCTGGGGTGAGCAGGTGCGGGTGGGCTGCTGCCGGGTTTGCtggggtgctgctgctggtactggtggtggtcgattgtttatatataaagGCCCGGAACCCCACAAAGGGAcgcatcttcttcttctcttcttctgtttctttggtcaatttttttcactttaaCCAGCCATTGAAAAAAGTCACACACACCTTAACAATGTCTTCCAACTCTTTAGAATACTTAAAGGCCACTGGCACTGTTGTCGTCACCGACACCGGTGAATTCGAATGTGAGTATTTTTCAAGGTGTggggggttgtgcctccggcggctggggcttcgccccagaccctgtggctcctgcttcgcaggagtttttggCTCTAGCGACCATCGacgcaaccgactcgagcgaagcgagaggagccacggggtctggggcagagccccagccgccggaggcagtggtcAACTGGAGCAATTGCCCGAGCCAGTAACTAACAGAGCGTTAAGCCATTGCCAAGTACAAGCCTCAAGACGCCACTACCAACCCTTCGTTGattttggctgctgctaagaagCCCGCTTACGCTGCTTTGATTGAGAAGGCTGTTGAGGCTGCTAAGAGCAAGGGCTCTTCTCCTGCCGAGAAGGCCAGTGCTGCTTTGGACattcttcttgttgagTTTGGTACCGAGATTCTTAAGATTGTTCCTGGCCGTGTTTCCACCGAGGTCGATGCTCGTCTTTCTTTCGATAAGGAGGCTACTATTAAGAAGGCTTTGGAGCTCATTGACTTGTACAAGTCCAAGGGTATTTCCAAGGATCGTGTTTTGATCAAGATCGCTTCTACTTGGGAGGGTATCCAAGCTGCTCGTGAGCTCGAGGCCAAGCACGGAATCCACGTCAACTTGACTTTGTTGTTCTCGTTTGTGCAAGCCGTTGCTGCCGCCGAGGCCAATGCCACTCTTATCTCCCCCTTCGTTGGCCGTATCTTGGATTGGTACAAGGCTTCGACCGGAAAGACCTACGAGTCTTCTGAGGACCCCGGTGTCCACTCTGTTAAGGGTATCTACAACTACTACAAGAAGTTCGGTTACAAGACCATTGTCATGGGTGCTTCTTTCAGAAACACTGGTGAGATCAAGGAGCTTGCCGGTGTTGATTTCTTGACCATCTCGCCCAGTTTGCTCGAGGAGTTGTACAACTCGACCGAGGCTCTTCCCAAGAAGCTCGACGCCGCCTCGGCCTCGTCGCTTGACCTGCAAAAGGTCTCGTACGTTGACGACGAGCCCAGCTTCCGT
The Sugiyamaella lignohabitans strain CBS 10342 chromosome A, complete sequence genome window above contains:
- the NQM1 gene encoding sedoheptulose-7-phosphate:D-glyceraldehyde-3-phosphate transaldolase NQM1, with the translated sequence MSSNSLEYLKATGTVVVTDTAIAKYKPQDATTNPSLILAAAKKPAYAALIEKAVEAAKSKGSSPAEKASAALDILLVEFGTEILKIVPGRVSTEVDARLSFDKEATIKKALELIDLYKSKGISKDRVLIKIASTWEGIQAARELEAKHGIHVNLTLLFSFVQAVAAAEANATLISPFVGRILDWYKASTGKTYESSEDPGVHSVKGIYNYYKKFGYKTIVMGASFRNTGEIKELAGVDFLTISPSLLEELYNSTEALPKKLDAASASSLDLQKVSYVDDEPSFRFLLNEDQMATEKLSDGIRKFSADCVTLLKLLESKF